The genomic DNA CCAATGGGGTGGATCTGTTGGCAGCGGCGCCGGTACTGTCACTGGGTCTGTACCACTTGGACTTTCAGCGGCCGCTGTTGCTGGATTCGGTATCGTCTCCAAATCAGTCAATCTTGACGTGGCCCTCAGCGCAATGGAACAGCGCGGGAAAGGCCGCGTTATCTCTAGTCCGCGCGTATACACCTCTGATCGACACCAAGCCAAAATCGTTAAGGGATCTCAGGTTCCTTACCAGCAGTCCGCAGGGGAGGGGTCAACATCAATTTCTTTTAAGGAGGCTGCGTTATCTTTGGACGTCACTCCGTTCGTTAACGAGAAGGGTGTATTGCTCGATGTTATTCTTTCTAAGGACGAACCAGATTATTCCAACGCCATGAATGGTGTTCCACCAATCAACACCACGTCGCTTACCTCCCGGGTTTTTTCAGGCTTCGGTCAGACTGTGGCCCTTGGCGGTGTCTACTCGGACGTCGACACGACAGTGACCAAGAGTGTTCCGTTTCTCGGGAAAATTCCCGGTTTTAAATGGTTGTTTACCAGTAGCTCGACCGTATCTAATAGCACTGAGCTTGTGCTTTTCCTCACACCTGTTTTGGTCGAGAAGCAATGACAGGCGTCATTTTCCTCTGGCGTTAGCCTGGTGAGGCCCGCAATGCACAATCAAATCGACAAATTGATAGCTGAAACGATGAAGATCGATGTTGATGCAAGCAAGGTAACTGCGGAAATATTCTGGATTCCACTGGCAATTTCGATAGGATTGATCTCTTTCGTAGCTACCATAACTGCGGTTATTTTGAAGCTACTTTGACATTCTCATATAACTAAACTAAACAACTATTTAGCATAGTTATTCCTTAGGGGTATATGGGCGAGTAGGGTGCTAGATAATCGCAGGTAGCTCCTTTCCAGTTAACAAACGGTTATCCAAGCTAATAAATTCGAATTCATCACTATGCGCATAAATTTGCCGTGTTGCATTGCCGATAATTCGACTGTTGAAGGCTGCAACCTCTGTTTTTTCTAACGGGATCACTCGCTCGTTTGCCTCGTAGTCGCCTAGAACAGCGATATCTTTGCTCAAGGGGATGAAAATACTGACGTCTCTCAGCGCGAACCCCAAGCCCCAGCCATCGTCAGGTCGACCTGGATGAGCTATGAGATTCACTGGGTAATCTGAGGTAATGAACCCGGGAGATCCATTGCTTGCTTGCAGAAAGCGCCATTTGCGCTCCAGTAAACACTGATGAATCTCACCGATGAGACCTAGCTCGAAATAGGCATGTTTTGAGCTGTTCATTTGTAGGGCGGCTAAAGCTTCCGGTGAATTTAAAGCCTCAGCCCCCAATGCTGAAGCAATTAGAACCTGATTTAGGGGCTGAATGGTTTTTTCTAAGCGCTGCCTATCGTGAGGATTTCTAGCGGCAAAAAGCGAAAAAAGGAGCAATGCCGCCTCACGATCTGCGGTGTTTGAAAAACTGCAGCTCTTAACCACTCTGGTGAGAGCCGCAATTCCGGGCCCCTCGATTTCATTGGCGTAGGATCTCTCGAGTAAATTGGGATCTGGGTGATTATGTAATCTGTTGAAATGATCCTCCCCAGCGACATTTTTTACGTTTTGTGGGAATCCTTTTTTCACAACAAGATCGACGCAGTGAACGACATCGTGCTTACCTGACTTCGCGAAACCTCTCAAATACCCAGCTGAAACATAGTGGTGATATATCGGTTCGCTCATGACGGATTCGTCTTCGTTGCCATTCGATTTGTAAAAGGTAACTCATGTCCCTGATTTTCGCGCCCGCGAAAAACGCCGGCAGGAGGCAGTGCCTGGCTTCAAATCTGACCTCCAGAGCCCCCCAGACCTCTATAGGACGCTTCGCATAATGTATATTATGTTAAATCACGTATTGCACTACAAGCACTCGTTGAACGCTTACTGATCGAGTGCTTCCACGAGCTCAATTTTCTCCAGCTCAGTTGCGAACGTTCTACTGCCCAGGAATATTTCAACAATCAGCTGTCACCGATGGAGTTTGAAAAACGTTATGCAATGAGCTCGCAAGGTGTCTAGAAAATCCGGGGCGATTCATTGATTCAAGTTAAATAGGCTAGACTGCGCTCCTACCTTGCACAGGCCAACATACCATGCACTCTGCGCGCCTCTCCAATTCCTATACAGTTCTGGCCATCGACGACGATCCGCAATCGCTGATCGTGCTGTCAAAGACGCTGACCACTGAATATGAGGTGCTGCTGGCCAAGAACAGCGAACGCGGGATCGAGCTGGCTCATAGTTCCAGACCTGACCTGATCATTCTCGATATCACCATGCCGGGCATGGACGGTTTCCAGGTGCTCAGTGAGTTGAAGAACCATCCGGCCACGGCGACCATTCCGGTGATTTTCCTGACCTCGCGCAGCAGCATTGAGGACGAGCGTCTTGGCTTGCTGCTTGGCGCTGCGGACTACATCGCCAAGCCGATTTCGCCGCCAGTCGTGCTGGCCCGGGTGGCGGCGCAATTGGGGTACCGGGACAAACC from Pseudomonas baetica includes the following:
- a CDS encoding DUF4238 domain-containing protein, yielding MSEPIYHHYVSAGYLRGFAKSGKHDVVHCVDLVVKKGFPQNVKNVAGEDHFNRLHNHPDPNLLERSYANEIEGPGIAALTRVVKSCSFSNTADREAALLLFSLFAARNPHDRQRLEKTIQPLNQVLIASALGAEALNSPEALAALQMNSSKHAYFELGLIGEIHQCLLERKWRFLQASNGSPGFITSDYPVNLIAHPGRPDDGWGLGFALRDVSIFIPLSKDIAVLGDYEANERVIPLEKTEVAAFNSRIIGNATRQIYAHSDEFEFISLDNRLLTGKELPAII